A genome region from Hevea brasiliensis isolate MT/VB/25A 57/8 chromosome 7, ASM3005281v1, whole genome shotgun sequence includes the following:
- the LOC110634793 gene encoding L-type lectin-domain containing receptor kinase IX.1-like has protein sequence MISSFYHVRRQSLPLCFLSFLLLLLLASANSISFRKTRFEPTDTSLIYEGGAAPSVGAIELNSDTYQCQVGRATYEEKVKIWDSKTQKLSDFTTRFTSTVDIQRRLFYTSGFTFFLAPVGFQVPMNSAGGFLGLYNITTMNSTNQVLHVEFDTNSDPQWDPLFEHVGININSLSSSTYTRWNVTLHTGDNADVWINYNGSTKNLSVSWKYALTDTSQETTSLSFIVDLREVLPEWVTIGFSAATRDYVERHAILSWEFSSSLETDETDQENARKIKLVILVVLAACVLIGAVIIAFGVRWTKKMMGGIIETINLMSINDDLERGRGLQRFSYNKLASATSNFSSDTALVEGGFLSVHKGHLTHLHMSVAVTKYIWGSKLTKKEYITGMKIISRLRHRNLLQLIGWCHEEGKFLLVYEFLPNGSLDSHLFGNRTRLTCDVRYRITLGLAFALVYLHEGLEQCVVHSDVKSSNIMLDSNFNAKLCDFGLARLMNHELVPQNTGLYGAQGYMAPEYISTGEASKESDVYGFGVVALEIATGRRAFDPLEQNSGKKLVEWIWDLYGSGKLSVAIGERFHQDFDEKEEECLMVIGLWCAFPDYNLRLTIRQAVHVLNFIVELPNLPTKLPVPMYHVPPPSVSFGEPLISYSSIGVIAKTEQQIGVVFGE, from the exons ATGATTTCTTCTTTCTACCATGTACGGAGGCAGAGTTTACCTCTCTGCTTCCTCTCCTTCCTTCTTCTACTTCTTCTTGCCTCTGCTAATTCAATATCTTTCCGGAAAACAAGGTTTGAACCAACTGACACTAGCTTGATCTATGAAGGTGGTGCGGCTCCTTCCGTTGGAGCCATTGAACTTAACAGTGATACTTACCAATGTCAAGTTGGTCGAGCAACTTATGAAGAGAAGGTCAAAATCTGGGATTCCAAGACACAAAAGCTCTCAGACTTCACCACCCGTTTCACTTCTACTGTAGACATCCAGCGCCGTCTTTTTTATACTTCTGGGTTCACTTTCTTCCTTGCTCCAGTGGGATTTCAAGTACCAATGAATTCAGCTGGTGGTTTTCTTGGCTTATATAATATCACAACCATGAACTCTACAAACCAAGTACTTCACGTTGAATTTGACACAAATTCAGATCCGCAATGGGATCCTCTGTTTGAGCATGTTGGTATTAACATCAATTCACTTTCTTCATCTACATATACCCGTTGGAATGTTACTTTGCACACCGGAGATAATGCTGATGTCTGGATTAATTATAATGGTAGCACCAAGAATCTGAGTGTGTCTTGGAAATATGCTCTTACCGATACTTCTCAAGAGACTACCAGTCTTTCCTTCATTGTCGATCTCAGGGAGGTTCTTCCTGAGTGGGTCACAATTGGCTTTTCAGCTGCTACAAGAGATTATGTAGAACGCCACGCAATTCTGTCGTGGGAGTTCAGTTCAAGCTTGGAGACAGATGAAACAGACCAGGAAAACGCTAGAAAGATTAAACTGGTAATACTTGTAGTCTTAGCAGCTTGTGTCCTGATAGGTGCGGTGATTATAGCATTTGGTGTTCGGTGGACAAAGAAGATGATGGGGGGAATAATAGAGACAATTAACTTGATGTCAATTAACGATGACCTCGAAAGGGGAAGAGGTCTGCAAAGATTTTCTTATAATAAGCTTGCTTCAGCCACCAGCAATTTCTCAAGTGATACCGCGTTGGTTGAAGGAGGGTTTCTTTCTGTTCACAAGGGGCACCTAACTCATTTACATATGTCGGTTGCTGTGACGAAATATATTTGGGGTTCAAAACTGACGAAAAAGGAGTACATAACAGGGATGAAAATCATAAGCCGGTTGAGGCATCGAAATCTGTTACAACTCATAGGTTGGTGCCATGAAGAGGGGAAATTCCTGCTTGTCTATGAGTTTCTGCCAAATGGTAGTCTTGATTCTCACCTTTTTGGGAATAGGACTCGTCTCACTTGTGATGTGAGATACAGAATAACTCTTGGATTGGCCTTTGCTTTGGTCTACCTTCATGAAGGGTTGGAACAATGTGTGGTGCACAGTGATGTGAAATCAAGCAATATAATGCTAGATTCAAATTTTAATGCCAAGCTTTGTGACTTTGGATTAGCTCGACTCATGAACCATGAGCTTGTTCCACAAAATACTGGGTTGTATGGAGCTCAAGGGTACATGGCTCCGGAATATATAAGCACGGGTGAGGCTAGTAAAGAATCAGATGTATATGGGTTTGGGGTGGTTGCCTTGGAGATTGCGACTGGAAGAAGA GCATTTGATCCTTTGGAGCAAAATTCAGGAAAGAAATTGGTAGAGTGGATTTGGGATCTTTATGGAAGCGGCAAACTGAGCGTAGCCATTGGTGAAAGATTTCATCAGGACTTTGATGAGAAAGAAGAAGAGTGTTTAATGGTGATTGGACTATGGTGTGCCTTTCCTGATTATAATCTGAGGCTCACAATAAGGCAAGCAGTGCATGTTCTTAATTTTATAGTTGAATTGCCAAATCTTCCGACAAAATTGCCAGTTCCTATGTATCATGTGCCCCCGCCATCAGTTAGCTTTGGTGAACCTTTGATATCGTATTCAAGCATCGGG GTTATTGCTAAAACAGAGCAGCAAATTGGCGTAGTTTTTGGGGAATGA